A stretch of the Enterobacter mori genome encodes the following:
- a CDS encoding protealysin inhibitor emfourin, with translation MQVPELTDDAVVELAREGGVAFIPKLSGQRTIALSSLNEAQRQRLVSILEQAFPRGQPPGQASSPGSGDQRYFRIQIIWTGQNQAHYADIIVLVPEQEAPESLVELWQKGEGCVCD, from the coding sequence ATGCAGGTTCCGGAACTGACGGATGACGCCGTGGTTGAGCTGGCCCGGGAAGGCGGCGTCGCTTTTATTCCTAAGCTGAGCGGACAGCGCACCATCGCGCTCTCCTCGCTCAATGAGGCCCAGCGCCAGCGCCTGGTGAGCATCCTGGAGCAGGCTTTTCCACGCGGCCAGCCGCCAGGACAGGCCTCTTCACCCGGCAGCGGCGACCAGCGCTATTTCCGTATCCAGATTATCTGGACCGGGCAAAATCAGGCGCACTACGCCGATATCATCGTGCTGGTGCCCGAGCAGGAAGCGCCCGAGTCGCTGGTCGAACTGTGGCAGAAAGGGGAAGGCTGCGTGTGCGATTAA
- a CDS encoding zinc ribbon domain-containing protein, whose amino-acid sequence MSITCPDCHAELEPQNGIAHCDSCNKDIPLEARCPDCHQPLQVLKACGAVDYFCQNGHGLISKKRVEFVRA is encoded by the coding sequence ATGTCGATTACCTGTCCGGACTGCCACGCAGAGCTTGAGCCGCAAAACGGTATCGCGCACTGCGACAGCTGCAATAAAGATATTCCCCTCGAAGCACGCTGTCCTGACTGCCACCAGCCGCTTCAGGTACTCAAGGCCTGCGGCGCGGTGGATTATTTCTGCCAGAACGGCCACGGTCTTATCTCTAAAAAACGCGTGGAGTTTGTTCGGGCCTAA